One Thiocapsa bogorovii DNA segment encodes these proteins:
- a CDS encoding ABC transporter permease, translating to MAVLTKAHSSFRSAAAEVWSLAWKDLRHDRHTTLVFVLTVAAILAPLLLLLGLKNGVVETLRETLLRDPRNLEVVIYGSARLDRDWLAEIAARPDVAFLIPKTRTINASVDLLDAARRLLPAVEVIPTALGDPLLPPDTELPSHPGEVLVTATLARRLGLMSAEPVSGAPATEAEEGAPKQADSATVVAVVKRTRDGVSEHMRLPLSVIGIVPEARFSRDALFTSLDLLVAAEDYRDGTLDLPPDGVVPNGYAEHQERFANARLYAAGLDQVGPLAAAVSAAGIEVRTQAERIASVQAVDRTLSFLFRVIALIGGAGCALALGGALWVGVERKRRQLALLRLFGFGPGTVAALPVIQGSLIAGLGLFFAGAGYLIGAHAFDAVMGENLAGGGYLTRLGIADLGLAAGLVMLVALVASTAGAIRAGRVSPAEGLREAIR from the coding sequence ATGGCCGTACTAACCAAAGCGCATTCGTCCTTCCGCTCGGCCGCCGCCGAGGTCTGGTCTTTGGCCTGGAAGGATCTGCGTCACGATCGGCATACCACGTTGGTCTTCGTGCTGACGGTCGCCGCGATCCTGGCCCCGTTGCTCCTGTTGCTCGGACTCAAAAACGGTGTCGTCGAGACCCTCCGCGAGACCCTGCTCCGCGACCCGCGCAACCTGGAGGTGGTCATCTACGGCAGCGCCCGGCTGGATCGCGACTGGCTCGCCGAGATCGCGGCGCGGCCCGACGTCGCCTTCCTGATCCCCAAGACCCGAACCATCAACGCCAGTGTCGATCTGCTCGACGCGGCGCGGCGTCTTCTGCCTGCGGTCGAGGTGATCCCGACCGCGCTCGGCGATCCGCTGCTGCCGCCGGACACCGAACTGCCGAGCCACCCCGGCGAGGTCCTGGTGACCGCGACCCTGGCGCGTCGGCTGGGCCTGATGTCCGCCGAGCCGGTCTCGGGCGCACCTGCAACCGAGGCGGAGGAGGGCGCGCCGAAACAGGCCGATTCCGCGACCGTGGTCGCCGTCGTCAAGCGCACCCGCGACGGCGTCTCCGAGCACATGCGTCTGCCGCTCTCGGTGATCGGCATCGTGCCGGAGGCGCGTTTCTCGCGCGACGCACTCTTCACCAGCCTGGACCTTTTGGTCGCCGCCGAGGACTACCGGGACGGTACGCTGGATCTCCCGCCCGACGGTGTCGTCCCGAACGGCTACGCGGAGCATCAGGAGCGCTTCGCCAACGCCCGGCTTTATGCGGCCGGACTGGACCAGGTCGGCCCGCTCGCCGCAGCGGTCAGCGCGGCGGGGATCGAGGTCCGTACCCAAGCCGAGCGGATCGCCTCGGTGCAGGCAGTAGATCGCACCCTGTCGTTCTTGTTTCGGGTCATCGCGCTGATCGGCGGGGCGGGCTGCGCGCTGGCCCTGGGGGGTGCGCTCTGGGTGGGGGTGGAGCGCAAACGCCGTCAGTTGGCCTTGCTGCGGTTGTTCGGGTTCGGACCCGGCACGGTCGCGGCGCTGCCGGTGATCCAAGGATCGCTCATTGCCGGCCTCGGTCTGTTCTTCGCCGGTGCCGGCTATCTGATCGGCGCGCATGCGTTCGACGCCGTCATGGGCGAGAATCTGGCCGGCGGGGGCTATTTGACCCGACTCGGCATCGCGGACCTGGGTCTTGCGGCCGGGTTGGTCATGCTGGTGGCCCTGGTCGCATCGACGGCCGGGGCGATACGGGCCGGGCGCGTGAGTCCGGCGGAGGGTTTGCGTGAAGCGATCCGTTGA
- a CDS encoding SUMF1/EgtB/PvdO family nonheme iron enzyme, which yields MKRSVDSKGLGRLSPLCAIGLLAFAGHGVAGVEVTWPEPLYNPKPAPEDVIVPLPCGGAMAFRPVGTAGTGPLADTEVELGSETESQGYAEHRYLDHLAGSFEAPEGERRRFLIGKYEVTALQYDTVLAAAAGADCPLPGKGATARLPKGGVGWHDALDFAHRYSLWLREEAGAIADCDATATPCLPRADGVPAFARLPTEAEWEYSARGGDRVSPAVFREMLYPMPDGPARHAWFNENAQGQVRPIGVLEPNPLGLHDVMGNLEEYVLDPFRLHRVERRHGQPGAAVVRGGSLHSSAEDLRSSLRREVPFYDDRGAVGTADTGFRLLLAAPVLTSNERIDAVRAAWERLGSDVARPQETPPPRPVLSDRPFEDPVLELTALARASGEPEMKQRLERLRSVVAGTNQRLYEQRARSAREALRFGGLLCEKLSVEGYNIDLLRRRYDLCKDNEDAEHPRCRRLAEDLARDDAVLDANIGVYADSIVRTAQTYPDDLAVLAAELGGLSDELATRGYGELAIYPERFHAQVVDYARSGAVARVDWFQGCRALR from the coding sequence GTGAAGCGATCCGTTGACTCAAAAGGGTTGGGGCGCCTGAGTCCTCTGTGTGCAATCGGGCTACTGGCGTTCGCCGGGCATGGCGTCGCCGGGGTCGAGGTGACCTGGCCGGAGCCCCTCTACAACCCTAAGCCCGCGCCGGAGGACGTCATCGTCCCGCTGCCGTGCGGCGGCGCCATGGCCTTCCGCCCGGTCGGCACGGCGGGCACCGGCCCGCTCGCCGATACCGAGGTAGAGCTCGGCAGCGAGACGGAAAGCCAGGGCTATGCCGAGCATCGCTATCTCGATCATCTCGCGGGCAGCTTCGAGGCCCCCGAGGGCGAGCGGCGCCGTTTCCTGATCGGCAAGTACGAGGTGACCGCGCTGCAATACGACACGGTCCTCGCCGCCGCTGCAGGCGCGGATTGTCCGCTGCCGGGCAAGGGCGCGACGGCGCGACTCCCCAAGGGCGGCGTCGGTTGGCACGATGCACTGGACTTTGCGCATCGCTACTCGCTCTGGCTGCGCGAGGAGGCCGGTGCCATCGCCGATTGCGATGCGACGGCGACGCCTTGTCTGCCGCGCGCCGACGGCGTGCCGGCCTTCGCGCGCCTGCCGACCGAGGCGGAGTGGGAATACTCGGCGAGGGGGGGCGATCGGGTCAGCCCGGCCGTGTTCCGCGAGATGCTGTATCCGATGCCGGACGGGCCCGCGCGGCATGCCTGGTTCAACGAGAACGCGCAGGGTCAGGTGCGACCGATCGGCGTGCTCGAGCCGAACCCGCTCGGTCTTCACGATGTGATGGGAAACCTCGAGGAGTATGTCCTCGACCCCTTTCGGCTGCACCGGGTGGAGCGTCGCCACGGTCAGCCCGGTGCGGCGGTGGTGCGCGGCGGCAGTCTCCATTCCAGCGCCGAGGATCTGCGCAGCTCGCTGCGGCGCGAGGTCCCCTTTTACGACGATCGCGGTGCCGTGGGGACGGCCGACACGGGTTTTCGCCTCCTGCTCGCGGCCCCTGTGTTGACGTCCAACGAGCGCATCGACGCCGTGCGCGCCGCCTGGGAGCGGCTCGGCAGCGATGTCGCCCGGCCGCAAGAGACGCCGCCGCCGCGTCCGGTCCTGTCGGATCGTCCCTTCGAGGACCCGGTGCTCGAGCTGACCGCACTCGCTCGGGCGAGCGGCGAGCCCGAGATGAAGCAGCGCCTGGAGCGGTTGCGCAGCGTTGTTGCCGGCACGAACCAGCGGCTCTACGAGCAGCGTGCGCGCAGTGCCCGCGAGGCCCTGCGCTTCGGTGGATTGCTCTGCGAGAAGCTCTCGGTCGAGGGCTACAACATCGACCTGCTTCGGCGGCGCTACGACCTCTGTAAAGACAACGAGGACGCCGAGCATCCGCGCTGTCGCCGGCTCGCCGAGGATCTGGCGCGCGACGATGCGGTGCTGGATGCGAACATCGGCGTCTATGCCGACTCGATCGTGCGCACCGCGCAGACCTATCCGGACGATCTAGCCGTCCTCGCCGCGGAGCTCGGCGGCTTGAGCGACGAGCTCGCGACGCGGGGTTACGGCGAGCTCGCGATCTATCCCGAGCGCTTTCACGCACAGGTCGTCGACTACGCGCGCTCGGGCGCAGTCGCACGCGTGGATTGGTTCCAGGGGTGTCGCGCACTGCGTTGA
- a CDS encoding YMGG-like glycine zipper-containing protein, which yields MPIESRTGRNLLYFSLTLALVQTGCATTSTSSGGYGARAPLTPAEQRMRQQSSQLDAKTSLQGCAAGAVAGALLGMLSDGKRSNNMMIGAAAGCAVGLAANAYVQSKRQQYQNDEQRIAAMTADVRAENARISNLIATSEEVIAADRKRLAQVNAAYRSKAISSEQARRDLAGVKANRDQMQSTINSLKTKQQDWVDISNLERQSGTNTAQLDHEIGVLKKRISGLEQEVALMDKQINASPVAG from the coding sequence ATGCCGATCGAGAGTCGCACGGGTCGGAACCTTCTCTATTTCAGCCTGACTCTGGCGCTCGTCCAGACGGGCTGCGCCACCACCTCGACGAGTAGCGGCGGATACGGCGCACGCGCGCCATTGACGCCCGCCGAGCAGCGGATGCGTCAGCAATCCTCTCAACTCGACGCCAAGACCTCGCTCCAAGGCTGCGCCGCCGGTGCGGTCGCGGGCGCCTTGCTCGGGATGTTGTCGGACGGCAAACGCAGCAACAACATGATGATCGGTGCCGCCGCGGGCTGTGCGGTCGGACTAGCGGCCAACGCCTATGTGCAATCCAAGCGGCAGCAATATCAGAACGACGAGCAGCGTATCGCCGCCATGACCGCGGACGTTCGGGCGGAGAACGCGCGTATCTCGAATCTGATCGCGACCAGCGAGGAGGTGATCGCCGCCGACCGCAAACGGCTCGCGCAGGTCAACGCGGCCTATCGCAGCAAGGCCATCTCGAGCGAGCAGGCCAGGCGCGATCTCGCCGGGGTCAAGGCCAATCGCGATCAGATGCAGAGCACCATCAATTCGCTCAAGACCAAGCAGCAGGACTGGGTGGACATCTCCAACCTCGAACGGCAGTCGGGGACCAACACCGCGCAACTGGATCATGAGATCGGTGTCCTGAAGAAGCGCATTTCAGGACTGGAGCAGGAGGTCGCGCTCATGGACAAACAGATCAACGCATCCCCGGTGGCCGGGTAA
- a CDS encoding DUF1622 domain-containing protein, protein MSEGLEGLPEAVPGIWLPDPAALGVEEWVLTGVLWLKLGVEAMGALIIGIGVLVATYQFIGALLSSGIKDYNPIRLTLARYLALALEFQVGADILSTAVAPSWDQIGKLGAIVVIRTALNYFLMREMQEEHRGR, encoded by the coding sequence ATGAGCGAGGGCCTCGAGGGTCTTCCGGAAGCGGTCCCGGGTATCTGGCTTCCCGACCCGGCCGCGCTCGGCGTCGAGGAGTGGGTGCTGACCGGGGTCTTATGGCTCAAGCTGGGCGTGGAGGCGATGGGAGCGCTGATCATCGGCATCGGCGTGCTCGTGGCGACCTACCAGTTCATTGGCGCCTTGTTGTCGTCCGGCATCAAAGACTACAACCCGATCCGGCTCACGCTGGCGCGCTACCTAGCGTTGGCGCTCGAGTTCCAGGTCGGCGCCGATATCCTGTCCACCGCGGTCGCGCCGAGTTGGGATCAGATCGGCAAGCTCGGCGCGATCGTGGTCATCCGCACGGCACTGAACTATTTCTTGATGCGCGAGATGCAGGAAGAGCACCGGGGGCGGTAG
- the ygfZ gene encoding CAF17-like 4Fe-4S cluster assembly/insertion protein YgfZ, translating to MHPVWRDHLTARSARIDEDGIPHFPAPGADTADGCRLFDLSHLGLLAVRGEDAFGFLQGQLSNDLRELSESHVQWSSHCSQKGRMLANFLVARIGDTFYLQLPAQRVPDLLKRLRMFVLRSRVTIEEASDNLVRIAIAGDCAAGAVTDCGLAVPESENGLAIGDGIAVIRLPGPTPRIEIIGPPEPLRAHWDTLRARAAPANAETWTLLDIRAGIPSVYNETADTFVPQMANMQLIDGVSFHKGCYTGQEIVARMQYLGKLKRRMYIGEVESDTPPRPGDALFSPDSTSQQGSGTVVAASPIEQDRYALLAVVEIKAAESGEVRLSECGPTVRLEAPPYGFPIEE from the coding sequence ATGCATCCAGTCTGGCGAGACCATCTCACCGCACGCTCCGCTCGGATCGACGAGGACGGCATCCCCCATTTCCCCGCCCCGGGTGCCGACACTGCCGACGGCTGTCGCCTCTTCGATCTCTCGCATCTTGGACTCCTCGCCGTGCGCGGTGAGGACGCCTTCGGCTTCCTCCAGGGTCAGCTCAGCAACGATCTGCGCGAGCTCTCGGAGAGCCATGTGCAGTGGAGCAGTCACTGCAGCCAGAAGGGGCGAATGCTGGCCAATTTCCTGGTCGCGCGGATCGGCGACACCTTTTATCTCCAACTGCCGGCGCAACGCGTCCCGGATCTCCTTAAACGCCTGCGCATGTTCGTGCTGCGCAGTCGCGTGACCATCGAGGAAGCGAGCGACAACTTGGTCCGCATCGCGATTGCCGGCGACTGTGCAGCAGGGGCCGTGACCGATTGCGGCCTCGCGGTGCCCGAGTCCGAGAACGGTCTCGCCATCGGCGACGGGATCGCCGTGATTCGCCTGCCGGGACCCACGCCGCGGATCGAGATCATCGGCCCGCCCGAGCCGCTGCGCGCGCATTGGGACACACTGCGCGCCCGAGCCGCGCCCGCAAACGCCGAGACCTGGACGCTCCTCGACATTCGAGCCGGCATCCCGAGCGTCTACAACGAGACGGCCGACACCTTCGTCCCCCAGATGGCCAACATGCAGCTCATCGACGGCGTCAGCTTCCACAAGGGGTGCTATACCGGCCAGGAGATCGTGGCCCGGATGCAGTATCTCGGCAAGCTCAAACGCCGGATGTACATCGGCGAGGTCGAGAGCGACACGCCCCCGCGACCGGGCGACGCGCTCTTCTCGCCCGACAGCACCTCACAGCAGGGCAGCGGGACCGTGGTCGCGGCCAGCCCGATCGAGCAAGACCGTTACGCTCTCCTCGCGGTCGTGGAGATCAAGGCGGCCGAATCCGGCGAGGTCAGGCTCAGCGAATGCGGGCCGACGGTGCGGCTCGAGGCGCCGCCCTACGGTTTTCCGATCGAGGAATGA
- a CDS encoding RNB domain-containing ribonuclease codes for MSTYQCSPPVNSLVLYKVRPARVVSVGEKIEIELDGGHKRVRPKDVALLHPGPLHRLADLAPQEGELHAAWELLEGSETNLKDLAELAFDAFTPATAWAAWQLVSEGLTFSGTPEQIQARPREAVERDRAEREAKAAEERDWQAFLERMAAAAPAPEDRDRLGEIERLAHGQSEHSRILAALGHQQTPENAHRALVQVGYWSTNHNPYPARCAVATRDPDLPVPSLIEEDRLDLTHLAAYAIDDEGNQDPDDAISVDGDRLWVHVADVAALIDAESEIEREARARGANLYLPEGVVNMLPAKVTDQLGLGLQPISPALSFGMLCDAHGEILDIQVHRTWVRVERLSYDWVEERLDESPFAAMRALIEPFRARRYADGATGLDLPEVSIRVEDGQVRIRQLPRLGSRAMVTDAMLMAGVAAGRFCLERGIPIPYASQALPEGLDVATDLASMYALRRRFKPTRLTSTPDLHAGLGLPIYTRATSPLRRYSDLLVHQQIRAELTGVGGLSEEEVIARVAQAELAAASVRRGERLSNQHWKHVFLRENQEWRGDGVVVDLDERRTTLLIPELALEARVRTRDMPALNDRVRLTVTEVDVPGLTSGFRVLG; via the coding sequence TTGTCGACATATCAATGCAGTCCGCCGGTCAATAGCCTGGTGCTTTACAAGGTTCGCCCCGCACGCGTCGTCAGCGTGGGGGAGAAGATCGAGATCGAGCTCGACGGCGGGCACAAACGCGTTCGACCGAAGGATGTCGCGCTTCTGCACCCGGGTCCACTGCATCGCCTGGCCGATCTCGCGCCGCAAGAGGGTGAGCTGCACGCGGCCTGGGAGTTGCTCGAGGGGTCCGAGACCAACCTCAAGGATCTTGCCGAGCTGGCGTTCGATGCCTTCACGCCGGCGACGGCTTGGGCGGCCTGGCAGCTGGTCTCCGAGGGCCTGACCTTCAGCGGTACCCCCGAGCAGATCCAAGCGCGGCCCCGCGAGGCCGTCGAGCGGGATCGTGCGGAGCGCGAGGCGAAGGCTGCGGAGGAGCGCGATTGGCAGGCATTTCTCGAGCGCATGGCCGCCGCTGCGCCGGCTCCCGAGGATCGGGACCGACTCGGCGAGATCGAGCGGCTGGCCCACGGGCAATCCGAGCACAGTCGTATCCTCGCCGCGCTGGGTCATCAGCAAACCCCCGAGAATGCCCATCGGGCCCTGGTACAGGTCGGCTACTGGTCCACCAATCACAATCCGTATCCGGCACGCTGCGCAGTCGCGACCCGAGATCCCGACCTGCCTGTTCCGTCGCTGATCGAAGAGGATCGGCTCGACCTGACGCACCTTGCGGCCTACGCCATCGACGATGAAGGCAATCAGGATCCGGACGACGCTATCAGCGTGGACGGCGATCGACTCTGGGTCCATGTGGCGGACGTCGCTGCGTTGATCGATGCCGAATCCGAGATCGAGCGCGAGGCGAGGGCGCGTGGAGCGAACCTGTATCTTCCCGAGGGCGTGGTCAACATGCTGCCGGCGAAGGTCACGGATCAGCTCGGGCTCGGGCTGCAGCCGATCTCCCCGGCGCTCTCCTTCGGCATGCTGTGCGACGCGCACGGCGAAATCCTGGACATCCAGGTGCATCGCACCTGGGTGCGCGTCGAGCGTTTGAGCTACGACTGGGTCGAAGAGCGCCTCGATGAAAGCCCCTTTGCGGCAATGCGGGCATTGATCGAACCTTTTCGCGCCCGCCGTTATGCCGACGGTGCCACCGGGCTGGATCTGCCCGAGGTGAGCATCCGGGTCGAAGATGGACAGGTGCGGATCCGTCAGCTCCCGCGGCTCGGCAGCCGTGCCATGGTGACGGATGCCATGCTGATGGCCGGCGTGGCCGCCGGGCGGTTTTGTCTGGAGCGCGGGATTCCGATTCCCTATGCGAGTCAGGCGCTACCGGAAGGACTGGATGTCGCCACCGATCTCGCGTCCATGTACGCGCTGCGCCGTCGCTTCAAGCCGACTCGGCTAACGTCTACCCCGGATCTGCATGCCGGGCTGGGTCTCCCGATCTATACCCGGGCGACGAGTCCGCTACGCCGTTACTCGGACCTTTTGGTACACCAGCAGATCCGCGCCGAGCTGACCGGCGTGGGCGGCCTGTCGGAAGAGGAGGTCATCGCACGGGTGGCGCAGGCCGAGCTTGCTGCAGCGTCCGTTCGACGCGGCGAACGGCTTTCCAATCAGCACTGGAAACACGTCTTCCTGCGCGAGAACCAGGAGTGGCGAGGCGACGGCGTTGTCGTCGATCTCGACGAGCGACGCACGACGTTGCTGATCCCGGAGTTGGCGCTCGAGGCGCGAGTGCGCACGCGCGACATGCCGGCTCTGAACGATCGAGTGCGCCTCACGGTCACCGAGGTCGATGTTCCCGGGCTGACGTCGGGATTTCGTGTGCTCGGCTGA
- a CDS encoding YcbK family protein gives MNRRYFLGAALSAVAAPAFAKKQTERPRVLAFHHLHTEERIAVTYRVGDHYQRSALQEVNHFFRDFRTGDQVAIDPQLLDLLYDVKIHLGDVDARFDVLSGYRSPRTNKMLRETSGGVAKNSLHLTGQAIDVRFPDLPTRYIRDAAIALGRGGVGYYRRSDFVHLDTGSVRRWGA, from the coding sequence ATGAATCGACGTTATTTTCTAGGCGCTGCCTTGTCTGCCGTCGCCGCACCTGCCTTCGCGAAGAAACAGACCGAACGACCACGCGTTCTTGCGTTCCACCATCTGCATACGGAAGAGCGCATTGCAGTCACCTACCGCGTCGGGGATCACTACCAGCGCAGCGCGCTTCAAGAGGTCAATCACTTCTTCCGTGATTTCCGTACCGGCGATCAAGTCGCAATCGATCCTCAACTGCTCGACCTCCTCTACGATGTCAAGATCCACCTCGGCGATGTCGATGCCCGCTTCGACGTCCTCAGCGGATACCGCTCGCCGCGCACGAATAAGATGCTCCGGGAGACCTCCGGCGGCGTCGCAAAAAACAGCCTGCACCTGACCGGTCAGGCCATTGATGTTCGCTTCCCCGACCTTCCGACCCGCTACATCCGAGACGCGGCGATCGCTCTCGGGCGTGGCGGCGTCGGCTATTACCGTCGTTCCGACTTTGTCCACCTCGACACAGGGTCCGTCCGGCGCTGGGGCGCCTGA
- a CDS encoding lytic transglycosylase domain-containing protein codes for MQGHSVTFAVVLACCAASAAQADVYKYVDGAGKVYFTDAPMKGSQYRLEWQRASKKLVRENKAKSAGLDQRKTPLKKAAPITGSLATRRATYETLIAANARRYGLSPALIHAVVRAESAYNPSAVSRAGAQGLMQLMPGTAARYGVTDSFNPVENIRGGTAYLRDLMDMFDWDLELALAGYNAGEGAVIKHGRKIPPYAETQAYVRKVRQFLWAEKDVGTGVVMSVR; via the coding sequence ATGCAAGGACACTCAGTGACCTTTGCGGTCGTTCTGGCCTGCTGCGCGGCGAGTGCAGCTCAGGCCGATGTATACAAGTATGTCGACGGCGCGGGAAAGGTGTATTTCACCGACGCCCCGATGAAGGGCAGTCAATATCGGCTTGAGTGGCAACGCGCATCCAAGAAATTGGTTCGCGAGAATAAGGCGAAGTCGGCCGGCCTGGATCAACGCAAGACGCCGTTGAAGAAGGCTGCGCCGATCACCGGATCGCTTGCGACGCGCCGCGCAACGTACGAGACCCTGATCGCCGCGAATGCCCGCCGCTACGGTCTATCGCCCGCGCTGATCCATGCCGTCGTGCGGGCCGAGTCGGCCTACAATCCCTCGGCCGTGTCGCGTGCCGGTGCCCAAGGGTTGATGCAGTTGATGCCTGGGACCGCGGCGCGCTACGGCGTGACCGACAGCTTCAATCCGGTCGAGAACATCCGCGGCGGGACGGCCTATCTGCGCGATTTGATGGATATGTTCGACTGGGATCTCGAGCTCGCGCTCGCCGGCTACAACGCGGGCGAGGGGGCCGTGATCAAGCACGGGCGCAAGATCCCTCCCTATGCTGAGACACAGGCTTACGTGCGTAAGGTCCGTCAGTTTCTCTGGGCCGAAAAGGACGTCGGCACCGGCGTGGTGATGTCGGTGCGCTGA